TCATCCTGAATAAAGGTGATGATTGGCGATAAGCCCAGTGCAAAAAGTACCGGCACACCAATGATCAGGAAAGTCATAAAATAGAAGAGGAAAATTGGAGAAATCATAGTGTTACGTCCTATTCAGCAACTTCAGCTAACGTTTTTTTTTCGTCAGCAAAGTGAATTAACTTATGAATTTCCGATGCAAGCTTCTCTAATGCGGTCAGGCATGACAGAGCCAACATCACCGGTGGAATGATATAGATGGTGTACATAGGAATCGGCAGGCTATCCGCCATTACACCGCCCGTTTGATAGAAGGCCCATCCATAGTAAATCCAGATTGCGAACAGGATTAATGCAGCTACATGCGCAACAATCAGAAACAGATGATAGATACGCAGGTTTCTGAACTTGTCAGTTACGAATGTCATTGCAATGTTTTGGTCGCGAAGATAGACGATAGGCAGACACAGGTATGTCATGTAGATCATCAAAAATCGCGAGGTTTCATCGGTCCAGCTTAAAGGGATGTTCAAAATATAACGGCAGCCGACTTGCAGAAGTACGATAGCTGTCATT
This is a stretch of genomic DNA from Vibrio sp. SCSIO 43137. It encodes these proteins:
- a CDS encoding TRAP transporter small permease; this translates as MFKDIERVLNKINAPIANFAAKFSGILLLIMTAIVLLQVGCRYILNIPLSWTDETSRFLMIYMTYLCLPIVYLRDQNIAMTFVTDKFRNLRIYHLFLIVAHVAALILFAIWIYYGWAFYQTGGVMADSLPIPMYTIYIIPPVMLALSCLTALEKLASEIHKLIHFADEKKTLAEVAE